The Nothobranchius furzeri strain GRZ-AD chromosome 8, NfurGRZ-RIMD1, whole genome shotgun sequence genome includes a region encoding these proteins:
- the LOC107392697 gene encoding serine/arginine-rich splicing factor 11 isoform X3, giving the protein MSLMAPANAVAGMMPGGGLLPTPNPLASMAATPFGGLGAPSMEQIAAMGLAGPNMNPQALSADFLKLMQSIDPKLNPLAAGLNLTPGLKPDASNKEIEEAMKRVREAQSLISAAIEPGSKKDEKRKHSRSRSRSRRRSSASRSRHRRSRSRSRRRSLSRSRRRSKSPRRRRTHSPDRSRRSRSRDKRKEEKSKKKSKTPPKSYSSARRSRSINRRYRRSRSASRSPKRKPSRSPSPKRHKKEKKKDKEREKERDRDRREVRDRSRDEREHSTSKRKNKEKERERDRKSDSEKGDVKLFSSQVTRDYDEEEQGYDSEKGEEEERKSDSDSVSSPKGREEMERVVARVSKKSKLNGDDHHQEDMEMSD; this is encoded by the exons ATGTCGCTGATGGCTCCAGCCAACGCTGTGGCGGGGATGATGCCCGGTGGAGGTCTGCTCCCGACGCCCAACCCTCTGGCATCG ATGGCAGCAACGCCGTTCGGAGGTCTTGGGGCTCCCAGCATGGAACAAATAGCTGCAATGGGACTTGCAGGGCCCAACATGAACCCACAG GCTCTTTCTGCAGACTTCCTGAAACTCATGCAGTCTATTGACCCAAA ATTGAATCCATTAGCAGCTGGACTGAACTTGACTCCTGGTCTAAAACCAGATGCCTCCAACAAGGAGATCGAAGAGGCCATGAAGAGAGTCCGAGAGGCTCAGTCTCTGATTTCTGCTGCTATTGAACCAGGAA GTAAGAAAGATGAGAAGCGCAAACATTCCCGATCCCGTTCTCGGTCACGACGCAGGAGTTCCGCCTCTCGATCGAGACACAG ACGTTCGAGGAGCAGGTCTCGGCGTAGGTCTCTTTCGAGAAGCAGGAGGAGGTCCAAGAGCCCTCGTCGGAGGAGGACTCACTCTCCGGACAGAAGTCGACGCAGTAGATCAAG GGATAAGAGGAAGGAGGAAAAGTCCAAGAAAAAGTCCAAGACACCCCCTAAGAGCTACAGCAGTGCCAGGAGGTCTCGAAGCATCAACCG gaggTACCGGAGGAGTCGCAGTGCTTCCAGGTCCCCCAAGAGAAAGCCCTCCAGGTCTCCGTCGCCCAAACG CcacaagaaggagaagaagaaggacaagGAACGTGAGAAGGAGAGGGACAGGGACCGGAGGGAGGTCAGAGACCGCAGCAGAGATGAGAGAGAACACTCAACCAGCAAGAGAAAGAACAAAGAAAAGGAGCGAGAACGAGACCGCAAGTCTGACAGCGAGAAAGGAGACGTCAAG CTCTTCTCATCACAGGTGACTCGGGACTACGATGAAGAGGAGCAAGGTTACGACAGTGAAAAAGGAGAAGAGGAAGAGAGGAAGAGTGACTCTGACTCTGTATCGTCTCCCAAAGGTCGTGAGGAGATGGAGCGGGTCGTGGCTCGCGTCTCTAAAAAGTCCAAACTAAACGGTGACGATCACCATCAGGAGGACATGGAGATGAGCGACTGA